Part of the Ictalurus furcatus strain D&B chromosome 28, Billie_1.0, whole genome shotgun sequence genome is shown below.
CCGACCTCCAAAAGCATCAGTCCTTTCGTCCACGTTCAAGCTTCAGGTCAGCGGGTTATAATACATCGTTGCTCTGCGTACGTGCTCCGGAAAGCCGGGATCGTTTCATTAGGACTAGTTTCATTCGGATTTctccaacatggcggatgttcAATTTCTCGTCAGAATCAATAAATCCAATTCTAACTCTCGGGCAATTTTCAGAATCAATTCTACACGCAGTCCACGGCGGCGTCGCCTTCCTCGCGCTCCTCCTCCCACATCTCGAACCGCATCTCCTCGTCCTCTACGGAGCCCTGGATCTCGTGTTCGCCGAGCTCGGTGGCCGCCAGCCTCTCGTGGGCTTCCTCGGCGCCCGGTTCTCCCTGGTGCACGCTGACCAGGTGCTTCCTGAGGCTAGCGGCGTCCTGGAACGAGCGCTGGCACAGAGGGCATCGGCACGGCCGCTCGCCCGTGTGGATGCGCTGATGGTGTTTGAGGTGCTGCAGGCGGCTGAGGCGTTTCCCGCACACGCCGCAGGCGTACGGCTTCTCGCCCGTGTGCGTGCGTCCGTGCTTGCGCAGGCCGTCCAGGTGACGGAAGCGTGCGCCACACTCGCTGCACGCGTACGGCTTCTCGCCCGTGTGGATGCGCAGGTGTGTCTTGAGCGCGCCGGATTCGCGGAATCGCCGTCCGCACACGCTGCACGGgtacggcttctctcccgtgtggaTGCGCAGGTGCTTCTTCAGGCTCGAGAGCAGCCGGAACGTCTTGCCGCACTCCAGGCAGAGGTGCGGTCGGTCGCCGGCCACCTCGCCCATCAGCTCCGAGGGCGGGCGTCGACGCCGCCGGGCGTCAGGGGAGGAGTCGCTCGTACCGGGGCTCTGCCTAGAGGGCGCTGCGGACACGACTCTGGAGGAGGTGCGGAGACCGGACGGCCCCTGCGGAGGCGTTCCAACTGAGGAAGAAGAAGGGCCGTTATGCGAGCCGGAAGAGGGAGCATGTTTAGCGGCGTGTCGCCGGGAACGCGGAACGCCCTGCTCCTCCACCACGTGGGCGTAACCCTGGTCGCACTCGCTCTGGCCGCCGTGTTCGGCGTCGCCTCGGACACGCACCGGCCCTGAAGTTGGAGTCTGTTCCTCCTTCACCCCGtagggagagtgtgagggagggTGAGACAGCCGTCGATCACTCATCTCACctgcaaacagaaaaaaactttaCCTTAACGTTCCCCTAGAGCGTCGCAGAGTCACTGTTATTTTACTTTCTCCTCAGACACACACGCTAAATATACGCACACTACTTTGAAACCATGATATTTTTAGACTAGTGTATTGAAACTGAACACGCGAGATCGCTCACCTGCCCTGTTGACGTCGTGGCACATGCCGGCGGTGTGCACGGCCATGGGGTCATAGTAGCTGTTGGTGACGGTGCCATCCGCCTGGATGGACAGGTGGCAGCTTTTGAACTCGTCCCTGGCCTCGAAGCCGTGGATGGCGTCTCCGAGCGCGCCACTCAACTCTGCCTCGCTGTTGGCGAAGCAGCGCGGGTCGGCATCGTCTCCTGCTCCACGGTGCGTCAGGCGACCTGCGTTGGTGGGCGGAGCCGGGTTGGTGTAACCGTGCTGCCCGGACatgggaggaggaagaggaggaggatggcTGCTGAATGGACCCTGCAGCTGATCGATCAGCTTCTGGGCGCTGCACAGGCACTCCTGCAGCGTCTTCAGCTCGCGCTCAGAGGCGTCCAGTCGTGCCTTCAGCCTCTCGTTCTCGCGCTCTTTGGACAGCAGCTCGTCCTCGGTTTCCGACATCACCGCCGCGATCTCGCCCAGCAGCGTCTCCACTGCAGAGGACAGAGCGGACCTGATGGAGGCAAGAATATACCATGAGGTTTGCATTTGCTGCCACTTAATGCAATAtattactgttttattaaaCGTCTGATATTCCACATCATCTCAATAACCAATCACTCATCAGCCATCACTCCCGTTGACCAATCACTCATCAGCACAGTTCCCCTcgaccaatcactcatcacctcCGCTCCTCTCGACCACTCACTCATCACCACCGTTCCCCTCGTCCAATCACTTATCAGCACAGTTCCCCTCGACCAATCACTCATCAGCACAGTTCCCCTCGACCAATCACTCATCAGCACAGTTCCCCTCGACCAATCACTCATCAGCACAGTTCCCCTcgaccaatcactcatcacctcCACTCCCCTCGACCACTCACTCATCACCACCGTTCCCCTcgaccaatcactcatcaccaccGCTCCCCTCGACCACTCACTCATCAGCACAGTTCCCCTcgaccaatcactcatcaaCTCCGCTCCCCTCGACCACTCACTCATCACCACCGTTCCCCTcgaccaatcactcatcacctcCGCTCCCCTCGACCACTCACTCATCAGCACAGTTCCCCTCGACCAATCACTCGTCACCACCGCTCCCCTCGACCAATCACTCGTCACCACCGCTCCCCTCGACCACTCACTCATCAGCACAGTTCCCCTCGACCAATCACTCGTCACCACCGCTCCCCTCGACCAATCACTCGTCACCACCGCTCCCCTCGACCACTCACTCATCAGCACAGTTCCCATCGATCAATCACAAATTTGATTTGAGTGAAAAGACTTGGTAAGTGGCACAGCTCAATCCGGACCCGTACCTGATAGTGGGACCGAGGCGGGACCTGAGTGAGGAGACAGACACGGTGCTCCTGCTGTCGTGCGCGTGCTCGCCCCTGTCCGCTCGCGCTCCGGCTTTACCGGGAGAGCTCGCGCTGCTGGGTTTCCGGTGCGTTCCGGTTTCGCTCGCCGGGTTCATgcgtcctcctcctccatttTCACCCGCATTGTTTCGCTTCGAGTTCATCGCGAAATCCGGTCAATCCGTCTGTTTACTCGAGATCggttctgttgttgttgttattattattttaaatatgctaCCGCGATGCAATACACAACGCTGTCAACCCATTCAGAATTCCGGTAACGGGTAACGTTATTCAAGCGCCCGATTAATCATTAACTGAGTCGCACAGTTTTCTAAAGAGGCTTCAGTGACTCTAATACACATTCCGTTCATAAACAGTAAACCAAACTTATTTATTATGCACCAATTCACCATAACAGATCCCCACGCCCGAGATACAGACGCCGACCCCCTGTTTTCCCCCACAATAAAACCAGAGAAGGCCAGTTCTGACTTCAGATTGGTCGAAAATCTCGTCGCGGGGTGATGACGTCGACCTCACAGCTGCAACCGCGACTAAATTGTCGTTTTTACTTTGACATTTTGTGTATCAGGACTTTCTAAAACGTACCGTAATAAACTAGCGACCCCGTAACAAGTTAGCAACTAGTAcaagcatttaaacatttacattaaccCGCACGTTTACGTCATCAAAGTGTGCCGTGCGTCACTGTGCGACGGAAGCAGCTAGCAAGTGCCTGGTTAGCTTGTTAGCCACTAGAGAGTCGATGTAAACAAGCTACGAAAGGAACGTTAGAGAGCAGATAAAACGGGTTAATACGCCTTAACAGGACGCCGCGGTATAATCTGTAGTATGGCGGTGTTCTGGAAACAGGAGAGCCCAGGTTTAACTGTGCGGTTCTACGCGAACACGGCCAAGTTCTTCCTCTATGGAATTCTGGGAACTTTTCGCCTGGTCCTCCAGGCACGTAAAACCGCAGAGGAAGTGAAGTTaaataagagttttaaaaaaacaacaacaaaataaaaataaatcaaaataaaatgtaaataaacaattgTGATTCATaattgtgtaataataataataataataaactcagaagagaaatgtaaaaaaaaaattctcacatAAACACGAGGCAGCTTACAGATAAAGTAtctgtttatccatttatttctgCATTCCTTACTCCAATATAATAATTAGAAATAACGAATAAAAGTCGTAATATTTGTTAacattcaattcattttttaaaaatgtttatacaggcacacaatattaaaatatatattatgtgtacaAAGTACAACTTAAGCTTACATATATGCCTAAATgaatgactattattattatttctgcatttatttatgtgttcCGTAACTCTAGTAAtcagaaatacataaataaacgaACACAAATCGATAATTGTGAAAACGATTACAagcaaaattaaaccaaatatataTTCCTTTATCAATGCCCACACAAATAAAAGTCTCTTAGCAGATCACGATAATCTCCATTACatcccattaaaaaaacaacaaacacatctAGAATAAGTTCAAACTAAGAGCTTTAATAAATGTCTCCACCCGTGACTTGGAACACcgttgaccaatcacaatcgaGCACTCAAAAGCACTGTGGTACCATTTATTAGAgtaaacatttttgtaaaaatttttaatatttgtcatATTGTGGCTTTTAGTCATTTGAGCAGCCTTTgagtttaaagttttattaaagGTTAACGTGTATCATGTCTTGTCTTTTTCTTATTGCAAATAAAGCTGCACATTAtgtcttattttatataaaattactgAGAAACCAAACTGAGTGTACAGCTGAGCACTTAAGGACAACAGCAGCTCTCTTTCTGGCCTTGAACTCCTTTTAGACAACCTTTGGGTCACGCCCCCCACCTGCTCGTCCCGTTTACATCTTGGTTACCTCTCACTGGTCCAAAGTCTTGTGGAGCTGGCAGCACTTTATTTAATCaagttgttgtgtgtttttgctgCATGTCAACATGAACTCAAACTCATTTGAATGAGAAAGTTCATGGGTGTTGGGTGTTGTGGCTCACGGCGGTCATGTTGTGTATGTGATGAGATGTTGTGTAAGGCCAATTCCGGCGTTGACGTGACAAATTGCAAGTGTAttaaaggtgtgtgtatattaaaggtgcaatagtcatccatccatccattttctataccgattatcatacagggtcacggggaacctggagcctatcccagggggcatgcggtacaaggcggggtacaccctggacagggtgccagtccatcgcagggcacaatcatacattgacacacccattcatacactacggacactttgcacatgccaatcagcctaccatgcatgtctttggactgggggaggaaaccggagtacccggaggaaacccccgcagcatggggagaacatgcaaactccacacacacagggccatggtgggaatcaaacccccgaccctggtggttggtgtgaggcgaatgtgtgaagcactaagccactgtgcggcCACAATATGTTGAACATGataaatataatcatttaaGTCGTGGTCTCAGCACAAGTGTGAAAACTGCGCTACAGTCTGGAGtgcttgtttatgtttatgtcattttatagacactccccCAATTGTCCCCCAACTCCTTCACTCCAATTCCCCAGACAAATCAGACAGATAATTAGcccacaagtaaaaaaaaaaaaaaagcactaaaaccagaataaacaaagacacaaacatgtacacTTATTGTTTGCATGCTagcaatgacaaaaaaaaagcttctacaGCAGTGCTTCCTATTGCCTGTCCTCTATGCACTGTTATTTTAATGTGATTTGCTGTGCAGCATTGTATGTTGACTTTTCTGCAGCGGTATCCTCATGTCACCCACCCGCCTCTCCAAAAATTCAACAGAATCCTGTGTTTACCTCGGTCACTGTCTCtgtactgggaaaaaaaaattgttgtgaaTGTGAGCTGTTgaaactgaaaatataaatcTAAGCCATTTTGGGagataaaaagaaatgaatactgGGATCTCTGCAAATACAAAGCAAAATACTTTACAGTAACATGTACAGATGATTTGTCCATGCACTTCCATGAAGACACGGCTATTGTAGGCTGAAATGTAAAAAGTCCCATCTTTATTGATGTTCTTAGAAGTTCCAATGATTTTGCAGCTAGTTGATGATTGGAATACACTGTCCGATCTATttatacaattattttatttatacagtcgTGAACCGTCCAGCTTCAGGGAGTCTgtacccactgtagcctcagcttCCTGTTTTTAGCTGACCGGATTGGAACCCACATGGTCTCCTGCTGTTGAGgctgtgcatgctgagatgcttttctgcttaccatggttgtaaagagtgattatgaGTTACTATACTTTTCCTGGCAGTTCAaaccattttcctctgaccactctcatcaacaaagcgtttccacccacagaactgctctgACTCAACACTAGAgactttctgaaatactcaaactgatGCCATCAACCCTGCCATGGAGaaagtcaccgagatcacacTGGATCCACattctgatgtgtgatgtgaacattagctgAAACTCTTGACTTGTATTGGCATGATCTTATGTTTTGTTCTGCTGTCACATGATCAGCTGATTTGATTATTAAATGAACCCACCATGACCTGTGACCAGGCTGAAGctcttactgaaagtgagtgagggAGTTTCTGCATGACGGGGTGTTTCTCGGAACTGAAGACGATTTGCTCTGTAGCGtactttaaccatttttttgtgGTGTGATCTCGAGTCCAAATTCCACCCGTGTCTCCAAATACTGGACAGAATCCTGtggaaaaaacccaaacaaacaaacatgtgcaTTGCAAAACTGGGCTTTCAAAACTGTATATAAAGCTGAGCCACTTTTGGGGGGCAAATACTGAGATTTCAGACACTTGGCTGAAGAAAACGTCCTTACGGCTTTGTGATCGTAAAGAGTAGGCTCTTTAAGGTAATTAGATTTTTACTTTACAAATTCTTTCAATACACGCTTAGCACTGTATGTGCTATTAAAGTTTAATATCTTATCCAAGATAATATCTTATCCAACTCGCCTCTTATGTAATTTAGAGAAGCTTGTTTATGATACAAACAGCACTTAGTAACTTTAAATATCCCTCATAAACACAGCATTTAggattgaaataaataaataaacaacaagccgattcactgaaggggaaaggacacggGAGACGTGAAAGACAGTTACTTTGTCTTTCGCTCAAAATCCTGAAAGCTAAAAATACAATTGTGGTCTTAGTTTGTGTAAttcgtttgtgtgtgtctctctctctctccagaagCATCATCATGGCGTTGTGTCGGTTTGGCCTGGTTTTGCAGTTGGTGTTGTGTGTCGCACTGCCTGCTGAAGCCCAGCCTCCTGATGTGAAGCTTCGCTACCAAAACTTCCTGAATCAGCATGTTTATCCTACAATGACTGAGGCTCAGTGTACCAGCGTGATTGGATTCAGGGAAATCACTGATGGGAACACCAACAACTGCAAAGAAGTGAATACCTTCATAAAGGCCAATATAAAAGATATCATTCCCGTGTGTGGGGGCGCCACGGGTCGTTTTACAAGCGGTCAAGGTTTCCCTGTGGTCACTTGCAAGCTACACTCTGGAGAAAGACGGCCAAGGTGTGACTACGGCAAAAAAGGTCATAAGAGCACTCGATACATTACAATAGCATGTGATCAGGGTTGGCCCGTGCATTACCAGGAAGACACAGTTGTTGTAGGCTGAAATTTTCAAAAGTCAGATGTTTACTGATGCTCTTAAAAGTACCTATCCAATCAATCTGCAGCTAAACTAATGTTTAACGATCCTGATTGAtctgattttaatttaaaaaaatttttttacttcaGTGAATCTCTGAGGTGGTTGTGTCGAAGccagaaaaatatttgaatcatttatttctagaatcttttatttctctgtatTAACTACATTATACGTTTTCCAGATGTTTCACTCACATACTGTTTTTGTTCAGGTGGTTTTTGTTCATTGTGGTAACACACCTTTTAAATTGGACGGGGTCAgggggataaaaaaaacaaaacaatcataGGATAATTTAAACGTATGGGTTAAATATATAGTTTCTatgcattttaatttatattcaattctttgttgaaaaaaaaaattaaataaacaaatgcagtTTCAACGGCGATTCTTTTTGAGGCCTTGTACTCGGTACGTTCACGTTTCAGTATTGCTGTACCAGACAGCGATGGAGGAtttcaggatgtttttttttcagtagcttTAATATCCAGCAAGCAGCAATTACGTTGGAATTTGATGTCCTGGGTGATTTTGAGATGTTTTATATGTGATTAATGTATTTATCTTATGATGTACTTATGATGTATTCTAGGGAGGAAAATAAATTTGTGTCACTGTGAAAAACACTTACAGACatcacataaaataaataattaacaggATGGTATTAGGGAGCAGGAAGCAGGATTCAGTGGAATGTTTGACTGAGAGTTACAGCTGCCACATGCAGGACGACCGATCATCAACACCGAA
Proteins encoded:
- the si:ch1073-224n8.1 gene encoding zinc finger protein GLI4, producing MNSKRNNAGENGGGGRMNPASETGTHRKPSSASSPGKAGARADRGEHAHDSRSTVSVSSLRSRLGPTIRSALSSAVETLLGEIAAVMSETEDELLSKERENERLKARLDASERELKTLQECLCSAQKLIDQLQGPFSSHPPPLPPPMSGQHGYTNPAPPTNAGRLTHRGAGDDADPRCFANSEAELSGALGDAIHGFEARDEFKSCHLSIQADGTVTNSYYDPMAVHTAGMCHDVNRAGEMSDRRLSHPPSHSPYGVKEEQTPTSGPVRVRGDAEHGGQSECDQGYAHVVEEQGVPRSRRHAAKHAPSSGSHNGPSSSSVGTPPQGPSGLRTSSRVVSAAPSRQSPGTSDSSPDARRRRRPPSELMGEVAGDRPHLCLECGKTFRLLSSLKKHLRIHTGEKPYPCSVCGRRFRESGALKTHLRIHTGEKPYACSECGARFRHLDGLRKHGRTHTGEKPYACGVCGKRLSRLQHLKHHQRIHTGERPCRCPLCQRSFQDAASLRKHLVSVHQGEPGAEEAHERLAATELGEHEIQGSVEDEEMRFEMWEEEREEGDAAVDCV